CCCTACCGGGGGCACAGAGGAAAAGCCCGTGGGGCTGGTCTTCCACGCACTGGCCGACGGAAAGAAAACCGAGGTCATCGAACGCAAGTTTCCCGGCGACCGGGAAATGGTCCGGCGGCTGGCCAGCCAGCAGGCGCTGGATATGGTGAGGAGGAGACTGCTTTGAGCGTCCAATTACACCGAGACCGCAGACCCGACCTCACGCTACTAGCTTCCAGCCTCCAGCCACTAGCTAGGAGCTAGGAGCCGCCGTGCGACTCTTTGTTGCGATAGACATCGAGGACGCAATTCGCCAGCGGCTGGCCCGATTCATGGAAGGTGTGCGTGGATTTGCGCCGGAGGTGCGCTGGGTGCGGCCGGAATCGCTGCACCTGACGCTGAAGTTCCTGGGTGAGACGGATGAAGCCACGGCGGAGCGCGTTCGTCAGAGCCTGGCTGGAATACGGAATAGAGCGCCACAGATCTCGTTCGGCGGCACCGGCTTCTTCCCTACTCCGCGGTCGGCACGAGTCTTCTGGATCGGCGTGGAAGCCAGCGAACCTCTGGCTGAGCTGGCAGAAAAAGTTGAGCAGGCGATGGAGGGTCTGGGCTACGAACGCGAGCGACGGGAGTTTGCGCCCCACCTGACGCTGGCGCGCTCCGGCTCCGGGCGACCGGGGCGCGGGCCCGAGGACAAACCCAACCTGCGCTTTCGCCGCCTGCAGGAAAAGCTGGCCGCGATGCCGCCTCCGGACTTTGGTACCATGACGGCCCGCGAGTTCCATCTGTACCAGAGCAGGCTCTCGCCGAAAGGCTCCGAGTACACCAAGCTCGCGAGCTTCAAGCTGGATTGAATGGAAAAGCTTGCCATAGTCGCCGGGCTTTCGTATTTGCTGGGCTCCATTCCGTTCGGATACCTCCTAGTGCGCATCTTCCACAATGAGGACGTGCGACGCACTGGCAGCGGGAATATCGGAGCAACAAATGTGGCCCGCAGGTCTGTGGCCCTTGGGATCGCAACACTGGTGCTCGATGCAGGCAAAGGGTTTGCCGCAGGTGTGGTACTTGTTCAGCTAACATACTGGCGGGAAATCATCGATTGGGCTTACCTGAACGTGCCCTGGTCCCAGGATCCTTGGCCACATCCTTTTCCCTCCGAGATATACGTCGCCGCAGCCGCGGCTAGCCTCTTTGCCGTGGTCGGCCACATCTTTCCCATCTGGCTCAAGTTCCGGGGCGGTAAGGGTGTAGCGACGGCCGCCGGAAGCTTTGCCGTGCTGGCTCCGGACGCTATGCTGGCGGCGTTTGGCGCGTTCCTGCTGATGGTAATGCTGTTTCGCTATGTTTCACTAGGATCCATGGTGGGGGTTGCGGTCTTCCCCGTGGCGGCCTACCTCCTTCATCGCCAGGCGCTCCCGGCCAGCGCGTATGCCCTGATGGGGGTCGGCTCGGCGCTCATCGTCGGCAGACACCACGCCAACATCCGGCGACTGTTGGCGGGCACGGAAAACCGCCTGCACTTCCTCCGGCACAAGGAGAGCGCGTGAGCGAGATCGCGGTCATCGGCGCGGGGGCGTGGGGCACGGCCATCGCCATCGCTCTCGGACGCCGGGGCACGCACCGCGTCCGCTTGTGGGCGTACGAGAAGGAAGTGGCCGAATCGCTGGCACGCGAACACACCAATCACCTCTTTCTCCCCGATTTCAAGGTTCCGAAGACGGTCGCAGGAACGAACAGCATGGAGCAGGCGCTTATGGGAGCGGAAATGGCGGTCACAGTGATGCCGTCGCACCATTGCCGCCGGCTCTACGAGCAGATGGCTCCCCATCTGACGCCGCAAATGATGCTGTTAAGCGCAACCAAGGGCATTGAGAACCAAACGCTGCTGCGCATGACCGAGGTGGCCACGGAGGTGCTGGCCAAGGCCCGACCGGAGATGAAGCCCCGCATCGGCGCGCTGAGCGGTCCGTCGTTCGCCAAGGAAGTAGCGCGGGGCGATCCCACAGCGGTCGTGGTCGCTTCGAAGGATTCCGAACTAGCGGCATATGCGCAACAGGCGCTGAACGACTCCAACTTCCGCGTCTACACCAGCGACGACGTGGTCGGCGCAGAGATGGGTGGGGCGCTGAAGAACATCATCGCCATCGCCGCGGGCGTGTGTGACGGGCTGGGGCTGGGACACAACACCATCGCCGCGCTGATCACCCGCGGGCTGGCAGAAATCACCCGGCTGGCCGTGGCTTGCGGCGCGCGGCGCGAAACCATGTTCGGTCTGGCAGGCGTCGGTGACCTGGTGCTGACCTGCACCGGGGGCCTCTCGCGCAACCGCTCCGTGGGCGTGGAACTGGGACGCGGACGCAAGCTCGATGACATCGTCGCCGGCATGCAAGGGATGGTCGCGGAGGGCGTACTCACCCTGAATGCCGCTCGCGGGCTGGCAAAACGGCACGGCGTGGAAATGCCCATCACCGAACAGATGCACGCCGTACTGTACGAGGGCAAGGCTCCCATGGCCGCCATCCATGAGCTGATGACGCGCCCTGCCCGGGGCGAATGGGGCGCTGGAAGTGCCTGAGCCGATGCGGGTTGCCTGGCCTCAAAGCCCACTCCTCCGGCCGCAGCAGCACCTTGGTAACTGCCTCAGAGCGGGGATTCAGGGTCGTTTCGCCCGCCTTTCGCGCTACAATGCGCTGCAGTTTGCCGGCTCGGATCGGGGCTGAATGCCAACGCTGACGCGCATCTCCATTCTGTACGTCATCCTGGGCGTGCTGATCGTCGTGAGCGTAGTCCCGCCTCTCTTCTATGGCACGCTGGTCGCCAGCCGCAACCGCGAGCGGCTGGAACGAAACGAAAAGCTCCTGCAGAACACCATCACGCGCTCGCTCGGCGAAGACATCGCACAGCGGCACACCGGGTTGCTGACCATGCTGTCGAATCTGTCCTCCGCCATCCAGGTGACCAGCGGCGGGGACATCGAGCCGGAGCCGAAAGTGACGTCACCCGAGCTGCGGGCGTTGCTGGAACGCTTCGTCTCTTCCTCGGAGGACATCGCCTACGCCACGCTCCTGAATACGCAGGCGCGGGGCATCTCAGCCGGGCGCATCACGCCCGACGACTTCATGCGCCGCGAGCTGGAGCATGCCTTCACCGCCGCCAAGGAAGGGCGCTCGTACACCGGGCAGACGTTGGCGACCGGCTCCGGGAAGGAAACCAGCACGATGATGCTGGTGAGCACGCCGGTGATGGTGAACGGGCGGTTCATCGGCATGGTGGGGGCCATCGTCAACCTGCGCTATTTGCTGCAGCGTTTGCGGGACGCGAGCACGGGAGGACTTTCCGCCTACGTCGTGGACCGGCGGGGCCGCCTGGTGGCCAGCGCCGATCCCAAGTATGCGACCGGGCGTGACATGACGCAGTTCGAGATCGTCAAGACCTTCGTCGAGCAGGGCGCGCGCCTGCGTCTGGCGGAAACCCGGCCGTTCACCATCCGCGAGAACGACGAGACCCTGGACATGCTGGGCACTTACAGCCCGGTGCCGGCGCTGGAATGGGCGGTGATCGCGCAGAAGCCGCAGGAGGAGGCTTATCGCGAAGCCCGCGAGATGCAGCGCACCGCGCTGGGGCTGGCCGTGGTCTTCGTGCTGGTCAGCGTGCTGATCAGCACCTACGCCGCCCGGCGCATCACCTTCCCCCTGCAGACATTGACGGAATCCAGCCGAGCCATTGCGCGCGGCGACTTCTCGCAACGGGTGCGTCTGAAGAGCCGCACCGAGATCGGCGAACTGGCCGAGACCTTTAACATCATGACCGGCGACCTGGAACGCCTGGTCGCTGACCTGAAGCGGGCGGCGGAGGAGAACCGCACCCTCTTCCTCAGCTCCATCCAGATGCTGGCCGGCGCGGTGGACGAGAAGGATCCCTATACCAAGGGCCACTCCGACCGCGTCACCCGCTACTCAGTCATCCTGGCCACGGAGATGAAGCTGCCGCAGGAGGAGATCGAGAAGATCCGCATCGCCGCCCTGCTGCACGACGTGGGCAAGATCGGCATCGAGGACCGCATCCTCAAAAAGCCGGGCGCGCTCACGCCGGAAGAGTTCGAGATCATGAAGACGCATACCACCAAGGGCGCCACCATCCTGCGCCCGGTCGAGATGCTGAAGGACATGATCCCTGGCATCGAGCTGCATCATGAATCGCTCGATGGGCGCGGCTATCCGTACGGGCTCAAGGGCGACCAGCTTCCGCTGCTGCCGCGCGTCATCACCGTGGCCGATACCTTCGACGCCATGACCACCAACCGCCCCTACCAGGCCGCGATGGAGACAGGCTACGTGGTGCGCATCATCAATTCGCTGGCCAACACCAAGTTCGATCCCCGCGTGGTGGCCGCGCTCACTTCAGTGTTCGAGCGCGGCGCGCTTCGCCTGCATCGTGCGGCCACGATCTCCGCCGAGCAGGCTGCGGCCGCCGGCGTCGGCACTACCACCGACCGCGAACTCGGCCAGGCCTTTCTGGGCTAGAACGTCCCTCCTGACCCGACCGCTATAATTGACTTTTGGGCTGCGCCACGCCCGCGAATCATGATCCAGACCCTGTTCGGCAGCGAGGAGAAAAAGACCGGCTTCCTGGACCGCCTGAAGCAGGCGGTAGAGCGCACGCGCGAGAACCTTAGCGAGCGCATCGAAGCGGTTGCCGCCATTGGCAAGGAGATCGACCGGCAGACGCTTGACGAATTGGAAGCCTCGCTGGTGGGTGCTGATCTGGGCACAACTACGACCCACGAGGTCCTCGAAAAGCTCCGGCAAAAGGTCGATCGACGGCAGATTGCCGATGTCCAGGAACTGAAACGACTGCTGAAAGAGGAACTGCTCGCCATCCTGGCCAGCGCCAACTCGCGTCCTGCAAGACGCGTGGAGCAGGGGCCGGAGGTCATCCTGGTCGTAGGCGTGAACGGCACCGGCAAGACCACGACCATCGGGAAGCTGGCGCATGTGTTGAGGGCCCAGGGCAGGAGCGTCTTGCTTTGCGCGGCGGACACCTTCCGCGCTGCCGCCATCGAGCAACTGGAGATCTGGGGCCAGCGCACAGGGGCGGAGGTCATCAAGACGCGGCCGGGCGGCGATCCCGCCGCTGTGCTGTACGAAGCGCTGGAGGCGGCCAAGGCGCGCAAGATTGATTACGTCATCGCGGATACGGCCGGCCGCCTTCACACCAAGACCAACCTTATGGCCGAGTTGGAGAAGATGGGCCGTACCGCGCAGCGCCTGGTGCCCGGAGCGCCGCACGAGATCCTCTTGGTGATGGACGCCACGACCGGACAGAACGGGTTGCAGCAGGCGCGGCTGTTCACACAGTCCGCGGGGGTGACGGGAATCGTGCTCACCAAGCTGGATGGCACCGCCAAGGGCGGCGTGGTCGTCGCCATTTGCCGGGAATTGGGCCTGCCGGTGCGCTACGTGGGCGTGGGCGAGAAGCCCGCCGACCTGCTGCCGTTCGATCCCCGGGAGTTCGTGGATTCGCTGTTCGAGTAATCCTTGAAGGATCGCCCCGATGGCCAACCGTATCGAAGACGAAGTGTTCATGAGGGAGGCGCTGGAACTGGCGCGCCAGGGCATCGCGCTGGCTTCTCCCAACCCGCACGTCGGAGCGCTGCTGGTGCGGGAAGCGCAAGTGATCGGCCGCGGCACGCACACGTGGGAAGGCGTGAAACACGCTGAGGTACTCGCCCTGGAGCAAGCGGGCGAGAAGGCACGCGGCGCGACGCTCTACCTGACGCTTGAGCCCTGCTGCCATGAAGGACGCACCGGTCCGTGTGTAGAGCAGGTGATTACGGCCGGCATCCGGCGGGTGGTGGTCGCCACCAAGGATCCCAACCCGCTGGTGCAGGGACGCTCGCTCGAGCGGCTGCAAGCAGCAGGCATCGAAGTCGCGGAAGGCGTGAGCCAGCACGAGGCGCGCAAGCTGAACGAGGCTTTCGCCAAGCATATCCGCACCCGGACGCCGCTGGTCACCCTGAAAGCGGGCATGACGCTCGACGGCAAGATCGCGCCGCCGCCGGGTGAGAGCGAGAACCCGTCCGCCCTCGGCGTCGGTGGCGCCACCGGCGGGTGGATCACCAGCGAAGTGGCGCGGGCGCACGTGCAGGAGCTGCGCCATTCCATGGACGCCATCATGGTGGGCGTGGGCACCATCATCGCCGACGATCCTCTGCTCACTGACCGCACCGGCCGCCCCCGCCGGCGGCCGCTGCTGCGCGTCATCTTGGACTCGCGCCTGCGCCTCTCTGACGAGTCACGGGTCGCCAAAACGGCTAAGGACGACGTGCTGGTGTTCTGCTCTTTCGCCGAAGAAAAGAAGAAGAAGCGGCTGGAAGAGCTCGGCATCCGCGTCGAGCAGGTGCCGCTGGGCGCCTCTGACGGCCGTCCCGACCTGCGCAAGGCGATGGAAAAGCTCGGCCAGATGGACATCACCAGCGTGCTCATCGAGGGGGGCGCGCTGGTCAACTGGACCGCGCTCGCCTCCGGCGTGGTGGACAAGGTCTTTCTCTATTACGCTCCCAAGATCCTGGCGGGGACGGGCTCAGTGCCGTTTGCCAGCGGCGCGGGGTTCCGGCGCATGAGCGAAGCCGCCCACATCAAGATGCTCACCGTGCACCGTTTCGGCGAGGACTTCGCCGTCGAAGGCTACCTGCGCGATCCCTACGAGGGACTCTGATGTTCACCGGCATCATCGAGGAAGTCGGCCGCGTGGTAAGGGTTGAGACGATTACCGCGCGCAACGGCGCCGCTCACTCCCGTATCACTGTGGAGGCCCCCGCTGTGAGTCGCGAGTTGAAGAGGGGCGACAGCGTTTCCGTCAGCGGTGTGTGCCTGACGGCGGTGGCGATCACCCCGGGCTCCTTCAGCGCCGATCTCGCCGCCGAAACCGTGGCCCGGACTTCCTTTGGCCGCATCGCAACCGGCGCGTCCGTGAACCTCGAGCTGCCCATGAAGGCGGGGGCACGCATGGGCGGGCACGTGGTACAGGGTCATGTGGACGGCGTAGGCACGCTGGTGGCGCTCACGCCGGTCGAGGGCGGCGACGACTCCTGGTTGCGCGTGAAGATTCCTCCAGAGCTCGCGAAGTATGTCGTTTTCAAGGGCTCCATCGCCATCGAGGGCATCAGCCTGACCGTCGCTCGCATCGAAGGCACCACCGTGACCTGCGCCATCATTCCGCACACACTCGGGGCCACGAACCTTGGCTCACTCCAGCCGGGAGACGACCTCAACATCGAGGTGGACATCCTCGCCAAGTACGCCGAGAGGTTGAAGGGTGAGGAAGTTCCCAGCGAGGTCACGTTGGAGCGACTGGTGCGGGAAGGATTCTAGGCGATCACCAGCTCATCCAGCCTGAGGAACTGCTGCACGACGGGGTCATCCGACGCATCCATCTGCTGCGGCGTGCCGAAAAAGTGGACCCTTGCCTCGTGCAGAAAGACGATGCGGTCGGCGAGTTTCCGGGCCAGGCGCATGTCGTGCGTCACCACGATCGAGGTCAGCTTGAGCTGGTACTTGAGCTTCTTGATGAGGTCACCCAGGAGCTGGGCCATCAGCGGATCCACCTGGGTGGTGGGCTCATCGTACAGGATGCATTCCGGCTGCGCAGCCAGCGCGCGCGCGATGGCCACCGAGCGCTTCATGCCGGTGGAGAGGTCGGAGGGCAGCAGGTCGCGCATCTCCCGCACGCCGACCATGTCCAGCAGGCCGTCCACGATCTGGTAGATCTGTTCCTCGTCCAGGTCGCGCCGCTCGCGCAGCGGAAAGGCCACGTTCTCACCCACCGTGAGCGAGTCAAAGAGAGCACCGTTCTGGAACACCATCGTCACTTTCTTGCGGATGCGCTCCAGTTCCGCCTCCGGATAGTCGGTGATGTCTTCAAACGCTACGATTACCCGGCCGGAATCCGGCTTGAGGAAACCCATGATGTGGTGCAGCGAAACCGACTTGCCCACGCCGCTGCGCCCGATGATGCACACCGTCTCCGCCGGAAAGACGTTGAAGCTCACATGGTCCAGGACCACGTGCTCGCCGAACGCCTTCGAAACGTCGCGGAACTCGATGTAGGGGATGCGCTCCTGAGTCATGGGCCGGCCTGAAGGGCGCGAAGTCGCGCGCGGGCGCGCTCGAACTCCTCGCGCGTGTTGAGATTCTGGAACATCGCCGGGTCAAAGGCAAATCGCTGCATTTCTGCCTCTTCGATGATGCGGGTGGCGACGCAGGTGAACAGCGCATCCACCTTGTGGTTGCCCTGTTCCAAGGCCGCCTGGGCGGCGTCGCGGAGATTTCGATGGTACACGGCGCACAATGGCTGAAAGCCGCCACCCGCACGGGGCACCGTGACCATGGCGCCGCTCCTGCCAGCCTCGAGCACTAGGTACTGGAGAAAACCCGGCTCCACAAAGGGCGAATCCACGCCCAGCACCAGGTTGAGCGCGCTTGACGTCGAAGACAACGCAGCGTGGATGCCGCTGAGTGGCCCGCGTCCGGGAAAAATATCCTCGACCACCGAACCGTGGGACTGGTAGAGGCTCGCCGGGCCCACAATCGCGACACTTGGACTGAGTGTCCGCGCCAGTTCCAGAGCACGGGCCAGCAGCGTCTTCCCTTCCAGCTCCATGAAGGCCTTGTCGCTTCCCATGCGGCGGCTGCGGCCGCCTGCCAGCACGAAGACCGCCAGATCCTTCCCTGCCTGCGTGTCTGGGATGAATCGGGGCAAGACCCCTCCTGAGGCCGCATTCTAGCCGACCGACGGCCGCTGCCGCC
This genomic stretch from Terriglobales bacterium harbors:
- a CDS encoding riboflavin synthase, yielding MFTGIIEEVGRVVRVETITARNGAAHSRITVEAPAVSRELKRGDSVSVSGVCLTAVAITPGSFSADLAAETVARTSFGRIATGASVNLELPMKAGARMGGHVVQGHVDGVGTLVALTPVEGGDDSWLRVKIPPELAKYVVFKGSIAIEGISLTVARIEGTTVTCAIIPHTLGATNLGSLQPGDDLNIEVDILAKYAERLKGEEVPSEVTLERLVREGF
- the thpR gene encoding RNA 2',3'-cyclic phosphodiesterase, whose amino-acid sequence is MRLFVAIDIEDAIRQRLARFMEGVRGFAPEVRWVRPESLHLTLKFLGETDEATAERVRQSLAGIRNRAPQISFGGTGFFPTPRSARVFWIGVEASEPLAELAEKVEQAMEGLGYERERREFAPHLTLARSGSGRPGRGPEDKPNLRFRRLQEKLAAMPPPDFGTMTAREFHLYQSRLSPKGSEYTKLASFKLD
- a CDS encoding HD domain-containing phosphohydrolase, with product MPTLTRISILYVILGVLIVVSVVPPLFYGTLVASRNRERLERNEKLLQNTITRSLGEDIAQRHTGLLTMLSNLSSAIQVTSGGDIEPEPKVTSPELRALLERFVSSSEDIAYATLLNTQARGISAGRITPDDFMRRELEHAFTAAKEGRSYTGQTLATGSGKETSTMMLVSTPVMVNGRFIGMVGAIVNLRYLLQRLRDASTGGLSAYVVDRRGRLVASADPKYATGRDMTQFEIVKTFVEQGARLRLAETRPFTIRENDETLDMLGTYSPVPALEWAVIAQKPQEEAYREAREMQRTALGLAVVFVLVSVLISTYAARRITFPLQTLTESSRAIARGDFSQRVRLKSRTEIGELAETFNIMTGDLERLVADLKRAAEENRTLFLSSIQMLAGAVDEKDPYTKGHSDRVTRYSVILATEMKLPQEEIEKIRIAALLHDVGKIGIEDRILKKPGALTPEEFEIMKTHTTKGATILRPVEMLKDMIPGIELHHESLDGRGYPYGLKGDQLPLLPRVITVADTFDAMTTNRPYQAAMETGYVVRIINSLANTKFDPRVVAALTSVFERGALRLHRAATISAEQAAAAGVGTTTDRELGQAFLG
- a CDS encoding molybdenum cofactor guanylyltransferase, giving the protein MPRFIPDTQAGKDLAVFVLAGGRSRRMGSDKAFMELEGKTLLARALELARTLSPSVAIVGPASLYQSHGSVVEDIFPGRGPLSGIHAALSSTSSALNLVLGVDSPFVEPGFLQYLVLEAGRSGAMVTVPRAGGGFQPLCAVYHRNLRDAAQAALEQGNHKVDALFTCVATRIIEEAEMQRFAFDPAMFQNLNTREEFERARARLRALQAGP
- the plsY gene encoding glycerol-3-phosphate 1-O-acyltransferase PlsY: MEKLAIVAGLSYLLGSIPFGYLLVRIFHNEDVRRTGSGNIGATNVARRSVALGIATLVLDAGKGFAAGVVLVQLTYWREIIDWAYLNVPWSQDPWPHPFPSEIYVAAAAASLFAVVGHIFPIWLKFRGGKGVATAAGSFAVLAPDAMLAAFGAFLLMVMLFRYVSLGSMVGVAVFPVAAYLLHRQALPASAYALMGVGSALIVGRHHANIRRLLAGTENRLHFLRHKESA
- a CDS encoding NAD(P)H-dependent glycerol-3-phosphate dehydrogenase; the encoded protein is MSEIAVIGAGAWGTAIAIALGRRGTHRVRLWAYEKEVAESLAREHTNHLFLPDFKVPKTVAGTNSMEQALMGAEMAVTVMPSHHCRRLYEQMAPHLTPQMMLLSATKGIENQTLLRMTEVATEVLAKARPEMKPRIGALSGPSFAKEVARGDPTAVVVASKDSELAAYAQQALNDSNFRVYTSDDVVGAEMGGALKNIIAIAAGVCDGLGLGHNTIAALITRGLAEITRLAVACGARRETMFGLAGVGDLVLTCTGGLSRNRSVGVELGRGRKLDDIVAGMQGMVAEGVLTLNAARGLAKRHGVEMPITEQMHAVLYEGKAPMAAIHELMTRPARGEWGAGSA
- the ribD gene encoding bifunctional diaminohydroxyphosphoribosylaminopyrimidine deaminase/5-amino-6-(5-phosphoribosylamino)uracil reductase RibD, with amino-acid sequence MANRIEDEVFMREALELARQGIALASPNPHVGALLVREAQVIGRGTHTWEGVKHAEVLALEQAGEKARGATLYLTLEPCCHEGRTGPCVEQVITAGIRRVVVATKDPNPLVQGRSLERLQAAGIEVAEGVSQHEARKLNEAFAKHIRTRTPLVTLKAGMTLDGKIAPPPGESENPSALGVGGATGGWITSEVARAHVQELRHSMDAIMVGVGTIIADDPLLTDRTGRPRRRPLLRVILDSRLRLSDESRVAKTAKDDVLVFCSFAEEKKKKRLEELGIRVEQVPLGASDGRPDLRKAMEKLGQMDITSVLIEGGALVNWTALASGVVDKVFLYYAPKILAGTGSVPFASGAGFRRMSEAAHIKMLTVHRFGEDFAVEGYLRDPYEGL
- a CDS encoding ATP-binding cassette domain-containing protein: MTQERIPYIEFRDVSKAFGEHVVLDHVSFNVFPAETVCIIGRSGVGKSVSLHHIMGFLKPDSGRVIVAFEDITDYPEAELERIRKKVTMVFQNGALFDSLTVGENVAFPLRERRDLDEEQIYQIVDGLLDMVGVREMRDLLPSDLSTGMKRSVAIARALAAQPECILYDEPTTQVDPLMAQLLGDLIKKLKYQLKLTSIVVTHDMRLARKLADRIVFLHEARVHFFGTPQQMDASDDPVVQQFLRLDELVIA
- the ftsY gene encoding signal recognition particle-docking protein FtsY, whose translation is MIQTLFGSEEKKTGFLDRLKQAVERTRENLSERIEAVAAIGKEIDRQTLDELEASLVGADLGTTTTHEVLEKLRQKVDRRQIADVQELKRLLKEELLAILASANSRPARRVEQGPEVILVVGVNGTGKTTTIGKLAHVLRAQGRSVLLCAADTFRAAAIEQLEIWGQRTGAEVIKTRPGGDPAAVLYEALEAAKARKIDYVIADTAGRLHTKTNLMAELEKMGRTAQRLVPGAPHEILLVMDATTGQNGLQQARLFTQSAGVTGIVLTKLDGTAKGGVVVAICRELGLPVRYVGVGEKPADLLPFDPREFVDSLFE